From the genome of Rhodobacteraceae bacterium Araon29, one region includes:
- a CDS encoding glycine/betaine ABC transporter substrate-binding protein yields MKLKNLSFAAATAFSVALAPAAYAADSSEPIVIPTHNWSSQVVMAYVIGGIFESMGNNVEYVPADAQAVYEAIRNGDVTISHEVWQSTFGDSFYNAMAKGGVIDAGTHSAPTLEEMGVPQYVIDDNLCPGLPNWEALLDCPEVFATADSGGKGRWLEGPQSWHGDLMPVRVDALGLGDLYTVKFAGGADAIWAELASAKKEGRGIITFNWTPNFTDADGFVFIEFPEYTDGCRKADGGEGKCGSPKGWLKKAANYKFPKTHPAAYTAFSKLSFSAQQIGQMAALVDTDKMSHQDAAKKWLADNEAVWKPFTQ; encoded by the coding sequence ATGAAACTAAAAAACTTGTCTTTTGCTGCTGCCACTGCGTTCAGTGTCGCACTGGCGCCGGCTGCCTACGCAGCCGATAGCAGCGAACCGATCGTCATCCCAACCCACAATTGGTCCAGCCAAGTTGTTATGGCTTATGTTATTGGTGGTATTTTTGAGAGCATGGGGAACAATGTTGAGTATGTTCCCGCGGATGCGCAAGCCGTCTATGAGGCTATTCGCAACGGTGATGTTACAATTTCACACGAAGTGTGGCAGTCGACCTTTGGTGACTCATTTTACAATGCAATGGCCAAAGGTGGGGTAATCGATGCCGGTACGCATTCTGCACCCACACTGGAAGAAATGGGCGTGCCGCAATATGTCATCGATGATAATCTCTGCCCAGGTCTGCCCAATTGGGAAGCGTTGTTAGATTGCCCAGAAGTTTTTGCGACTGCGGATTCAGGTGGTAAAGGGCGTTGGTTGGAAGGCCCACAAAGCTGGCACGGTGATTTGATGCCTGTTCGGGTAGATGCCTTAGGTCTTGGGGATCTTTATACGGTTAAATTTGCCGGGGGTGCCGATGCAATTTGGGCCGAGCTTGCCTCTGCCAAAAAAGAAGGTCGCGGGATCATTACGTTTAACTGGACGCCGAACTTTACGGATGCTGACGGGTTCGTGTTTATCGAGTTCCCAGAATACACTGATGGTTGTCGCAAAGCAGACGGCGGTGAGGGAAAATGCGGTTCGCCAAAAGGGTGGCTGAAAAAGGCGGCTAACTATAAGTTCCCAAAAACGCATCCTGCTGCATATACGGCGTTTTCAAAATTATCATTCTCGGCACAGCAAATTGGTCAAATGGCCGCTTTGGTTGATACTGATAAAATGAGCCATCAAGATGCCGCTAAAAAGTGGCTTGCTGATAACGAAGCCGTCTGGAAACCTTTCACCCAGTAG
- a CDS encoding LysR family transcriptional regulator — translation MSKNNSLPPLDYLLAFEATVESGSFSGASKALNISETAISRKVKLLEHHYKLNLFIRGHRSIQISPHGQQLFDEISPVLGQLRSISENRFKDAKAEAITLAATNSVAGLWLMPRLPLFNADNQELRIKLVSSDSDEECLAEDIHLSILRGDGHWPGYSAQLLFGETIFPVCSPDYLEKHPEIADLSAMAQHSLIGVASTHTEWMTWHTWLSRNELYVPKLDQTVLFNTYPLSIDAAVNGLGIALGWGHLLDHLVDQGKLVRPLGDISVRTEYGYYLIKPEKSSSFSQRDVVEQWLLELSASRRRYEPLDLSD, via the coding sequence ATGAGTAAAAACAATTCACTGCCACCACTAGATTATCTTCTAGCCTTCGAGGCAACGGTGGAATCCGGTAGTTTTTCGGGCGCATCTAAGGCTCTAAATATTAGCGAAACGGCCATTAGTCGCAAAGTTAAACTGCTGGAACATCATTATAAGTTAAATTTGTTTATCCGCGGTCACCGTTCCATCCAAATTAGCCCCCATGGTCAGCAGCTATTTGATGAAATATCGCCTGTTCTTGGGCAATTACGGTCAATTTCAGAGAATCGGTTTAAAGACGCCAAGGCCGAGGCCATTACGCTTGCAGCCACCAATTCCGTCGCGGGGCTGTGGCTGATGCCGCGTTTGCCGCTGTTCAATGCGGACAATCAAGAGCTGCGGATCAAACTTGTCTCATCCGACAGTGATGAGGAATGTCTGGCCGAAGACATTCACTTAAGCATCTTGCGCGGTGATGGGCATTGGCCGGGATATTCGGCGCAGCTTTTGTTCGGGGAAACTATTTTTCCCGTCTGCTCACCCGATTACTTAGAAAAACATCCCGAAATAGCCGACTTATCAGCGATGGCGCAACATTCTCTTATCGGGGTGGCCAGCACCCATACCGAATGGATGACTTGGCACACATGGCTGTCGCGCAATGAACTTTATGTCCCAAAACTCGACCAAACCGTGCTGTTTAACACCTACCCTCTGTCTATCGATGCCGCCGTGAACGGGCTGGGCATTGCGCTGGGATGGGGCCATTTGCTTGATCATCTGGTGGATCAAGGCAAGCTGGTGCGACCGCTTGGTGATATTTCGGTGCGCACCGAATATGGTTATTATCTGATTAAACCGGAAAAATCATCAAGCTTTTCGCAGCGCGATGTGGTCGAACAATGGCTTTTAGAGCTATCCGCATCGCGGCGGCGCTATGAACCTTTGGATCTGAGCGATTGA
- a CDS encoding ArsR family transcriptional regulator: protein MPEPQITEKPDGYFTCPVRRTMSIVGGKWRLLIINSLLDGPLRFNELKRQTGKVSQRLLTAQLRALEEEELVSRKILNVMPPHVEYALTEKGMGIKTVIDAMYAWGEKELQADHPRDAIR from the coding sequence ATGCCAGAACCGCAGATCACCGAAAAACCCGATGGTTATTTTACCTGTCCCGTACGGCGCACGATGAGCATCGTAGGCGGCAAATGGCGCTTATTGATCATCAATTCATTATTGGACGGCCCGTTGCGGTTCAACGAACTTAAGCGCCAAACAGGAAAAGTGTCTCAACGTCTGCTGACCGCGCAGCTTCGGGCGCTAGAAGAAGAAGAGCTTGTGTCACGCAAAATCCTGAACGTGATGCCACCGCATGTTGAATACGCGCTTACAGAAAAAGGCATGGGCATCAAAACTGTTATCGACGCAATGTATGCTTGGGGTGAAAAAGAACTTCAAGCTGACCATCCGCGCGATGCAATTCGATAA
- a CDS encoding helix-turn-helix domain-containing protein: MPNTPLNQDPHRLRQHHELNLEAAIGREVRLHRRQKNITVAKLAELTGLSIGMLSKIENGNTSPSLTTLRSLAQALSVPLTSFFRGFEETRDCIHTKSSAGVEMERAGTRAGHQYNLLGHIGSNASGVIVEPYLITLTEASDVFPTFQHGGIETIYMLEGEIGYRHGEKIYHLSPGDTLFFDADAPHGPEVFTQLPAKFLSVISYPQNT, encoded by the coding sequence ATGCCAAACACCCCTTTGAACCAAGATCCGCACCGTCTGCGCCAGCACCACGAATTGAACCTAGAAGCGGCCATTGGCCGCGAGGTGCGTCTGCACCGACGGCAAAAAAATATCACGGTGGCCAAGCTTGCCGAACTGACCGGCTTGTCTATTGGGATGCTGTCCAAAATTGAAAACGGCAATACCTCGCCTTCTCTGACCACGCTGCGCAGCCTTGCCCAGGCGCTGTCTGTGCCGCTCACGTCCTTTTTCCGCGGTTTTGAAGAGACCCGCGATTGCATCCACACCAAATCCAGTGCTGGGGTGGAAATGGAGCGCGCCGGAACCCGCGCCGGACATCAGTATAATTTGCTTGGTCATATCGGATCAAACGCCAGCGGCGTGATCGTCGAGCCCTATCTGATCACATTGACCGAAGCCTCGGATGTGTTTCCCACGTTCCAACATGGCGGCATCGAGACAATTTATATGCTCGAGGGCGAAATAGGCTACCGGCACGGGGAAAAAATCTATCACCTTAGCCCCGGCGATACATTGTTTTTTGATGCCGACGCGCCTCATGGGCCAGAGGTTTTCACCCAGCTACCAGCAAAGTTTTTATCGGTGATCTCGTATCCACAAAACACTTAG
- a CDS encoding carbon-nitrogen hydrolase family protein, whose translation MPRPLSIACLQTRPMPSIGQAIDEATPLAEQAVRAGAEFLFLPEYCGGLKSEGSALTPPHATEADHPFLAALRDFAAQHNVWIMIGSIAVSGHDGKILNRGYILDQQGNIHSHYDKIHLFDVQISPTEVYRESTRVTAGNAMSLVQTPYAQLGHTICYDLRFPKLYRDLAQAGAEVLCTPAAFTKKTGEAHWHILNRARAIENGCFMISACAIGEIAGGGASYGHSLVINPWGEIIADGGDTPGVVFATIDLDEVAEARGRIPSLSHDRNYKITSVKERGIA comes from the coding sequence ATGCCGCGCCCGCTTTCAATCGCTTGCCTGCAAACCCGGCCGATGCCCTCCATCGGTCAGGCCATAGATGAAGCGACGCCGCTTGCCGAGCAGGCGGTTAGAGCGGGCGCGGAGTTTTTATTTCTGCCGGAATATTGCGGCGGTTTGAAAAGTGAGGGCTCTGCACTTACCCCGCCACATGCGACAGAGGCAGACCATCCCTTTCTAGCGGCGCTTCGAGATTTTGCTGCGCAACACAATGTCTGGATTATGATCGGATCTATTGCGGTTTCTGGCCATGATGGGAAAATCCTAAACCGCGGCTATATCTTGGATCAGCAGGGTAATATTCACAGCCACTATGATAAAATCCACCTTTTTGATGTGCAGATTTCGCCAACCGAAGTGTACCGCGAAAGCACCCGCGTGACAGCTGGAAATGCGATGAGCTTGGTTCAAACCCCTTATGCCCAGCTTGGTCATACAATTTGTTATGATCTAAGGTTTCCTAAACTTTACAGAGATTTAGCGCAGGCTGGTGCGGAAGTTTTATGCACACCGGCAGCCTTTACAAAGAAAACGGGCGAAGCCCATTGGCATATTTTAAACCGCGCACGGGCGATTGAAAATGGATGCTTTATGATATCGGCCTGCGCAATCGGTGAGATCGCCGGTGGAGGCGCCAGCTATGGCCATAGCTTGGTGATTAATCCATGGGGAGAGATCATTGCAGATGGCGGGGATACACCTGGTGTTGTCTTTGCCACCATAGATCTAGATGAAGTGGCCGAGGCGCGCGGACGAATTCCAAGCCTTAGCCATGATCGGAATTATAAGATTACCAGTGTAAAAGAACGGGGTATAGCATGA
- a CDS encoding FMN-binding glutamate synthase family protein, with amino-acid sequence MADGDMPTKKQLDRDVNRIGDSFIFPPRVMDDIHIKSELGRYRMRGFSLFKKIPHWDDLTFMPGTLTRFVIEGYREKCETRTVIGPRAKRPIELDIPVYITGMSFGALSYEAKTALARGATMAGTATCSGEGGMIPDERRYSSKWFYQCIQSRYGFNPNHLVLADGVEFFIGQGCKVGLGGHLMGQKVTDQVAEMRSLPAGIDQRSPARHPDWLGPDDLALKIQEIREATDWQIPIQLKLGAARVYDDVRMAVKCDPDSIYIDGMEGGTGAGPHLATEDTGIPGIAAIRQARKAIDDLGKRGQITLIYAGGIRNGADVAKAIALGADAIAIGHSAMMALNCNKDIPEANYPEEVGAEPGYCYNCHTGRCPVGVATQDPVLRARLDPDEAAERVYNFLHTLTIEAQLFARACGKTHLHSLEPEDLAALTMEASAMAGVPLAGTNHTVGVEDYHHL; translated from the coding sequence ATGGCTGACGGCGACATGCCCACCAAAAAACAGCTTGATCGCGATGTAAACCGCATCGGTGACAGCTTTATCTTCCCACCACGCGTTATGGATGACATCCATATCAAATCCGAGCTTGGCCGCTACCGGATGCGTGGATTTTCATTGTTTAAGAAAATCCCCCATTGGGATGATCTTACATTTATGCCCGGAACGCTGACGCGTTTTGTGATCGAAGGCTATCGCGAAAAATGCGAAACCCGTACGGTCATCGGCCCGCGTGCCAAACGCCCGATTGAACTGGACATTCCGGTTTATATCACCGGCATGAGCTTTGGCGCTCTGAGTTACGAGGCCAAAACAGCACTCGCACGGGGCGCAACCATGGCTGGAACAGCAACCTGTTCAGGTGAAGGTGGTATGATCCCGGATGAGCGCCGCTATAGCTCGAAATGGTTCTATCAGTGTATCCAATCACGCTATGGGTTTAACCCAAACCACTTGGTCTTGGCGGATGGTGTTGAGTTCTTTATCGGTCAGGGCTGTAAAGTTGGTCTTGGCGGCCACCTTATGGGCCAAAAAGTAACTGATCAGGTTGCTGAAATGCGCTCACTTCCCGCTGGTATCGACCAACGTTCACCGGCCCGTCACCCTGATTGGCTGGGTCCAGATGATCTGGCGCTTAAAATTCAGGAAATTCGGGAAGCGACCGACTGGCAAATTCCAATTCAGCTTAAGCTGGGCGCGGCGCGGGTTTATGACGATGTGCGGATGGCGGTGAAATGTGATCCAGACTCGATCTATATCGACGGTATGGAAGGCGGCACAGGAGCCGGCCCCCACCTTGCAACAGAAGATACCGGCATTCCGGGCATCGCGGCGATCCGTCAAGCACGCAAAGCGATTGATGATCTTGGCAAAAGGGGTCAGATCACATTGATCTATGCGGGCGGTATTCGCAACGGCGCGGATGTGGCAAAAGCCATTGCGCTTGGCGCAGACGCCATTGCGATCGGACATTCGGCCATGATGGCGTTGAACTGCAACAAGGATATTCCTGAAGCGAACTATCCAGAAGAGGTCGGCGCAGAGCCCGGGTATTGCTACAACTGTCACACAGGGCGCTGCCCGGTGGGCGTTGCAACACAAGACCCAGTTCTTCGCGCGCGTCTAGACCCGGATGAAGCTGCCGAGCGTGTCTATAACTTCTTGCATACATTAACCATTGAAGCGCAGCTTTTTGCGCGGGCATGTGGCAAGACCCATCTTCACAGCCTTGAGCCAGAAGATCTTGCAGCGCTCACTATGGAAGCTTCGGCCATGGCTGGTGTTCCATTGGCCGGTACCAACCATACGGTTGGCGTCGAAGATTATCATCACCTGTAA